Proteins encoded in a region of the Prochlorothrix hollandica PCC 9006 = CALU 1027 genome:
- a CDS encoding LysR family transcriptional regulator yields MSDLPFTLDQLRILRAIAAEGSFKRAADSLYVSQPAVSLQIQNLERQLDVPLFDRGGRRAQLTEAGHLLLNYGEKILSLCGETCRALEDLQNLQGGTLIVGASQTTGTYFLPRMIGLFRQRYPDVAVQLHVHSTRRTSWSVANGQIDLAIIGGEVPVELQDSLMMVPYAEDELALILPPQHSLAQPARIQREDLYKLQFIALDSQSTIRKVIDQVLTRCGIETRRLRIEMELNSIEAIKNAVQAGLGAAFVSVSAIEKELDMGLLHRAPVDEVVIKRTLSVIYNPNRYRSKAAEAFSREILPEFASHADYLETITSPPRTGRGSIPPAEPCPPPHAAAVPALPKPKA; encoded by the coding sequence ATGTCTGACTTGCCCTTCACCCTGGATCAGTTGCGAATTTTGAGGGCGATCGCCGCCGAGGGCAGCTTTAAACGGGCTGCTGATAGCCTTTATGTGTCCCAACCGGCGGTGAGCCTCCAGATCCAAAACCTAGAGCGGCAATTGGATGTGCCCCTGTTCGATCGCGGCGGTCGCCGCGCCCAACTGACGGAAGCGGGACATTTGTTGCTGAACTATGGGGAAAAAATCCTCAGCCTCTGTGGCGAAACCTGCCGCGCCCTCGAAGACTTGCAGAACCTCCAGGGGGGGACCCTAATCGTGGGGGCCAGCCAGACCACCGGCACCTATTTCCTGCCCCGCATGATTGGTCTCTTTCGCCAACGCTATCCCGATGTGGCGGTGCAACTCCATGTCCATTCCACCCGCCGTACCTCCTGGAGCGTGGCCAATGGTCAGATCGATTTGGCCATTATTGGGGGAGAAGTGCCGGTGGAGTTGCAGGACTCCCTGATGATGGTGCCCTATGCCGAGGACGAGTTAGCCCTGATTTTGCCCCCCCAGCACTCCCTGGCCCAACCGGCCCGCATCCAACGGGAAGATCTCTATAAACTGCAATTCATCGCTCTGGACTCCCAGTCCACCATTCGCAAGGTTATCGATCAAGTTTTAACCCGGTGTGGCATTGAAACCCGCCGTTTGCGCATCGAAATGGAGTTGAATTCGATCGAAGCCATCAAAAACGCCGTGCAAGCGGGCTTAGGGGCTGCGTTTGTGTCGGTGTCGGCCATTGAGAAAGAATTGGACATGGGTCTGCTGCACCGTGCCCCCGTGGATGAGGTGGTGATTAAACGAACCCTGTCGGTGATCTATAACCCTAATCGCTACCGATCGAAGGCAGCAGAAGCCTTTAGTCGAGAAATTTTGCCAGAATTCGCCAGCCACGCCGATTACCTGGAGACGATCACCTCCCCCCCCCGCACCGGACGGGGATCCATTCCCCCCGCCGAACCCTGCCCTCCCCCCCACGCCGCTGCGGTTCCTGCCCTCCCCAAGCCCAAAGCCTGA
- the aroC gene encoding chorismate synthase has product MGNSFGHLFRITTFGESHGGGVGVVIDGCPPRLEISPEEIQFELDRRRPGQSKITTPRKETDTCEIISGVFQGQTLGTPITILVRNQDTRPQDYDDMVQKYRPSHADATYDAKYGIRNYQGGGRSSARETIGRVAAGAIAKKILHQVAGVEILGYVQRIQHLQAEIDPNHVTLEQIESNIVRCPDAAMAAQMLTLVEQVRDEGDSIGGVVECVARQVPKGLGSPVFDKLEADLAKGVMSLPASKGFELGSGFGGTLLKGSEHNDEFYIDDRGETRTRTNRSGGTQGGISNGENIVIRVAFKPTATIRKEQRTVTNTGEETLLSAKGRHDPCVLPRAVPMVEAMVALVLCDHLLRHQGQCRLF; this is encoded by the coding sequence ATGGGCAACAGCTTCGGACATCTTTTTCGCATTACTACCTTTGGTGAGTCCCATGGGGGCGGTGTTGGGGTTGTCATCGATGGCTGTCCTCCCCGTCTGGAGATTTCCCCGGAAGAGATTCAGTTTGAACTCGATCGCCGCCGTCCCGGTCAAAGCAAAATCACCACCCCCCGCAAAGAAACCGATACCTGCGAAATTATTTCCGGTGTTTTCCAGGGCCAAACCCTTGGGACTCCCATCACGATCCTGGTGCGCAACCAAGATACCCGGCCCCAGGATTACGACGATATGGTGCAGAAATATCGCCCCTCCCATGCCGATGCCACCTATGACGCGAAGTATGGTATTCGCAACTACCAGGGGGGGGGCCGTTCCTCTGCCCGGGAAACCATTGGTCGGGTGGCGGCGGGGGCGATCGCCAAAAAAATTCTGCACCAGGTGGCGGGGGTAGAGATTCTGGGCTATGTGCAGCGGATTCAGCATTTGCAGGCGGAGATCGACCCCAACCACGTCACCCTAGAGCAAATTGAAAGTAATATTGTCCGCTGTCCCGATGCCGCCATGGCGGCCCAAATGCTGACTTTGGTGGAACAGGTGCGGGACGAAGGGGACTCGATCGGCGGCGTAGTGGAATGTGTGGCCCGCCAGGTGCCCAAAGGTCTGGGATCCCCTGTATTTGACAAACTAGAAGCGGATCTAGCCAAAGGGGTCATGTCTCTCCCCGCTTCCAAGGGCTTTGAGCTGGGTTCGGGGTTTGGGGGCACTCTGCTCAAGGGCAGTGAGCATAATGATGAGTTTTACATCGACGATCGCGGTGAAACCCGCACCCGCACCAACCGCTCTGGGGGCACCCAAGGGGGGATTTCCAATGGGGAAAACATTGTGATTCGGGTGGCCTTTAAGCCCACTGCCACTATCCGCAAGGAACAGCGCACCGTCACCAATACCGGGGAAGAAACGCTCCTTTCTGCCAAGGGTCGCCATGATCCCTGCGTTTTGCCCCGCGCAGTGCCCATGGTGGAAGCCATGGTGGCGTTGGTGCTGTGTGATCATCTCTTGCGCCACCAGGGCCAGTGCCGCCTGTTTTAA
- a CDS encoding thioredoxin, with amino-acid sequence MAGQDRLKGVQFTGEPSTSGRVLAPVPTLFATHSRGNHGGIAPTESGL; translated from the coding sequence ATCGCCGGTCAGGACCGTCTCAAAGGGGTTCAATTTACTGGGGAACCCTCGACTTCGGGTAGGGTTCTCGCCCCCGTGCCGACCCTCTTCGCGACCCACAGCCGGGGCAACCACGGGGGGATTGCCCCTACCGAATCAGGGCTGTAG
- a CDS encoding ATP-binding protein, producing MTNEYGADQIQVLEGLEPVRKRPGMYIGTTGPRGLHHLVYEVVDNSVDEALAGYCKNINIRLLPDGSVCVDDDGRGIPTDVHPRTGKSALETVLTVLHAGGKFGGGGYKVSGGLHGVGISVVNALSEWVEVTVWRLGKTHTQRFERGVPVTELEVSAIPTQKTGTQVQFKPDPQIFTTDTQFDYNFLSGRMRELAYLNGGVRIIFSDERLDLLNSEQPRVETYYYEGGIREYVEYMNREKQPIHEKIIYVTGERDGVQVEAAFQWCLDAYSDNLLGFANNIRTIDGGTHLEGLKTVLTRTFNTFARKRNKRKDSEGNLAGENIREGLTAVISVKVPDPEFEGQTKTKLGNTEVRGIVDSLVGEVLTEYLDFNPQVVDSILEKAIQAFNAAEAARRARELVRRKSVLESSTLPGKLADCSSRDPSESEIFIVEGDSAGGCFQGDTQVALADGRHLSFKDLVAEQARGQEHWCYTIRADGTLGIERIVHPRLTKTQAEVVQVTLDNGAVICCTPDHRFMGRDGSYHQAADLTPGLSLMPLYRQGDRQLVWCPGSEQWFLSPSLPTGDLPSVPGTIADLALSFQPEPQLEPQLEPQPEPQPAPHNHRVVSVEALTDRWDVYDLEVPQTHNFALASGVFVHNSAKQGRDRRFQAILPLRGKILNIEKTDDAKIYKNTEIQALITALGLGIKGEEFDEAQLRYHRIVIMSVAGDERTVVMDDRGHTELVKIGEFIDQCAEGYRDAMAYQVLTFDPDPTGHTTRFRPLKAVIRHEHKEAMYRLTTRYNRSLKVTSSHSVYVYDHGAVQLKKGNEIRPGDLLVAPRRLPRPALSPSRVDLLETFYQAGVSQALQVQGDDVRRVVDQRLLCQVEQPQSNPDRWQQPRVWLDLADWQKLVERRNALGLSQQAVAVACGAPQPLTISQWEQGIDHPGLPEFLTYLETLACTEGVQYQTLPSTLEDWLNRVQPGADSAPDSGRSASNRHPLQDFTPSEVRQLGDGVQLVPQGQGHLAFDRYLPLNRDLLWFLGWYGAIGRLSQQQVILDLGEHHRPFIPELAGAIEALFGATLHTADAADGPGISCSFQSLVTARLLQAWGLQGSPRQLPNVVFSLSEPLQLAFLEGYFLANGTLDQGKLSLTTTAPDLKEGLLYLFGQLGWVVRTTAPNPDLDPTDSRYTLTLEGEDQVTAAADLWQRHPQAAAWVAQIPGADPPAPLWVTISDDLMGLPVVSNEEIDPVGDYVYDFSVQGDENFICGTGGICAKNTDADVDGAHIRTLLLTFFYRYQRALVDQGFIYIACPPLYKVERGRNHYYCYNERERNQRIATFPDNAKYDIQRFKGLGEMMPKQLWETTMNPETRMMKRIEIEDAAEADRIFTVLMGDRVAPRREFIETYGAQLDLLELDI from the coding sequence ATGACCAACGAGTACGGTGCTGATCAGATTCAGGTGCTGGAAGGGCTAGAACCCGTCCGCAAGCGCCCCGGCATGTACATCGGAACGACCGGGCCACGGGGGTTACACCATTTAGTCTATGAAGTTGTTGACAACTCCGTTGATGAAGCCCTGGCTGGTTATTGCAAAAATATCAACATCCGGCTCCTGCCCGATGGCTCGGTCTGTGTGGATGATGATGGCCGAGGTATTCCTACGGATGTCCACCCCCGCACCGGTAAATCAGCCCTAGAAACCGTGCTGACGGTACTCCACGCGGGGGGGAAATTTGGCGGCGGCGGTTATAAGGTCTCCGGGGGCTTGCATGGGGTGGGGATCTCCGTGGTCAATGCCCTGTCGGAATGGGTGGAAGTCACGGTGTGGCGCTTGGGCAAAACCCACACCCAGCGCTTTGAGCGAGGCGTTCCGGTCACGGAGCTAGAGGTGTCCGCGATTCCCACCCAGAAAACAGGAACCCAGGTTCAATTTAAGCCAGATCCCCAGATTTTTACCACAGATACCCAGTTCGACTACAACTTCCTCTCCGGGCGGATGCGGGAGTTGGCTTACCTCAATGGGGGCGTGCGGATTATCTTCAGCGATGAGCGCTTAGACCTGCTCAACAGTGAGCAACCCCGGGTGGAAACCTATTATTACGAGGGGGGGATTCGGGAATATGTGGAGTACATGAACCGGGAAAAGCAGCCCATCCACGAGAAGATTATCTATGTGACCGGGGAACGGGATGGGGTGCAGGTGGAAGCAGCCTTCCAGTGGTGTCTGGATGCCTATAGCGATAATTTGTTGGGGTTTGCCAATAATATTCGGACGATCGACGGTGGAACCCATTTAGAAGGGCTGAAAACGGTTTTAACCCGCACCTTCAATACCTTTGCCCGCAAACGCAACAAGCGCAAAGACAGCGAAGGCAATCTGGCGGGGGAAAATATTCGGGAAGGGCTGACGGCGGTGATTTCCGTGAAGGTGCCGGATCCGGAATTTGAAGGGCAAACCAAAACCAAGCTGGGTAACACGGAAGTTCGCGGCATTGTCGATTCCCTGGTGGGGGAGGTGTTGACGGAGTATTTGGACTTTAACCCCCAGGTGGTGGATAGCATTTTGGAAAAGGCGATTCAAGCCTTTAATGCAGCGGAAGCAGCCCGTCGGGCGCGGGAATTGGTGCGACGCAAGTCGGTGCTGGAATCGTCCACCTTGCCCGGTAAGTTGGCGGATTGTAGCTCACGGGATCCCTCGGAGTCGGAGATTTTCATTGTGGAAGGGGATTCTGCCGGGGGCTGTTTCCAGGGGGATACCCAGGTGGCCCTGGCCGATGGTCGCCACCTCAGCTTTAAGGACTTGGTGGCAGAGCAGGCCAGGGGTCAGGAGCATTGGTGCTATACCATTCGCGCCGATGGCACCCTAGGCATTGAGCGCATTGTCCACCCCCGCCTCACCAAAACCCAGGCTGAGGTGGTGCAGGTGACCCTCGATAACGGTGCGGTGATCTGTTGCACGCCGGATCACCGCTTTATGGGGCGTGATGGCTCCTATCACCAGGCGGCGGACCTCACCCCTGGGCTGTCGTTGATGCCCTTATATCGCCAGGGCGATCGCCAGTTGGTCTGGTGTCCTGGCTCGGAACAGTGGTTTCTGTCCCCCTCCCTGCCCACGGGTGATCTGCCGTCTGTCCCAGGGACGATCGCAGATCTAGCTTTATCGTTTCAGCCCGAACCCCAGCTAGAACCCCAGCTCGAACCCCAGCCCGAACCCCAGCCTGCGCCCCACAACCACCGGGTGGTCTCCGTGGAAGCCTTGACCGATCGCTGGGATGTCTATGATCTGGAAGTGCCCCAGACCCACAACTTTGCCCTGGCCAGTGGGGTTTTTGTCCATAACAGTGCCAAACAGGGCCGCGATCGCCGGTTCCAGGCCATTTTGCCCCTGCGTGGCAAGATCCTGAACATCGAAAAAACCGATGATGCCAAGATTTACAAAAACACGGAAATTCAAGCCCTGATCACGGCCCTGGGCCTGGGCATTAAGGGGGAGGAATTTGACGAAGCCCAACTGCGGTATCACCGCATTGTGATTATGAGTGTGGCGGGGGATGAGCGCACCGTGGTCATGGACGATCGCGGCCACACCGAACTGGTCAAAATTGGCGAATTTATTGACCAATGCGCCGAGGGGTACCGGGATGCCATGGCCTATCAGGTGTTGACCTTTGATCCCGACCCCACGGGCCACACCACCCGCTTCCGTCCCCTCAAGGCGGTGATTCGCCATGAACACAAAGAGGCGATGTATCGGCTTACCACCCGCTATAACCGTTCCCTCAAGGTCACCTCGTCCCATAGCGTTTACGTCTATGACCATGGGGCTGTGCAACTGAAAAAAGGCAACGAAATCCGCCCCGGTGATTTACTGGTGGCTCCCCGCCGCTTGCCCCGTCCGGCGCTGTCCCCCAGCCGGGTGGATTTGCTGGAAACCTTTTACCAGGCTGGGGTGAGCCAAGCCCTCCAGGTTCAAGGGGACGATGTGCGCCGGGTGGTTGATCAGCGGCTGTTATGTCAGGTGGAGCAACCCCAGAGCAACCCCGATCGCTGGCAGCAGCCCCGGGTTTGGTTGGATCTGGCGGATTGGCAGAAACTGGTGGAACGGCGCAACGCCCTGGGTCTGAGTCAGCAAGCGGTGGCCGTGGCCTGTGGGGCACCCCAGCCCCTGACCATCAGCCAGTGGGAGCAGGGGATCGATCACCCTGGTCTGCCCGAATTCTTGACCTATCTAGAAACCCTAGCCTGTACGGAGGGAGTCCAATACCAGACCCTACCCTCCACCCTGGAGGACTGGCTGAACCGGGTCCAGCCGGGGGCTGATAGCGCCCCTGATTCCGGGCGATCGGCCAGCAACCGCCACCCTCTCCAGGACTTTACCCCGTCGGAGGTCCGGCAATTGGGGGATGGGGTGCAACTGGTGCCCCAAGGCCAGGGCCATCTAGCCTTCGATCGCTACTTGCCCCTCAACCGAGACCTGCTCTGGTTCCTGGGCTGGTATGGGGCGATCGGTCGCCTCAGTCAGCAGCAGGTGATCCTAGATCTGGGGGAACACCATCGGCCCTTTATCCCAGAACTGGCCGGGGCGATCGAGGCTCTATTTGGGGCAACCCTGCACACCGCCGACGCTGCCGACGGCCCAGGGATTTCCTGTTCGTTCCAGAGTCTGGTGACGGCCCGCCTGCTCCAAGCCTGGGGTCTCCAGGGTAGCCCCCGCCAACTGCCCAATGTGGTCTTCAGCCTGTCAGAACCCCTGCAACTGGCCTTCCTGGAGGGCTATTTCCTGGCCAACGGCACCCTGGACCAGGGCAAGCTGTCCCTGACCACCACTGCCCCAGACCTGAAGGAAGGCTTACTTTATCTCTTTGGCCAACTGGGCTGGGTGGTCCGCACCACCGCCCCCAACCCTGACTTGGACCCCACGGATTCCCGTTACACCTTGACCCTGGAGGGCGAAGACCAGGTGACCGCCGCCGCAGACCTCTGGCAGCGTCATCCCCAGGCTGCTGCATGGGTGGCCCAGATCCCAGGTGCCGACCCCCCCGCCCCCCTCTGGGTCACCATTAGTGACGATCTGATGGGGTTGCCTGTGGTCAGCAATGAAGAAATTGATCCCGTCGGCGATTATGTCTATGATTTCTCCGTCCAGGGGGATGAAAACTTCATTTGTGGTACCGGCGGTATTTGTGCCAAAAATACGGATGCAGACGTGGACGGTGCCCATATTCGCACCCTGTTGCTCACCTTCTTCTATCGCTACCAGCGGGCCTTGGTGGATCAAGGCTTTATCTACATTGCCTGTCCGCCCCTGTATAAGGTGGAGCGGGGCCGCAACCACTACTATTGCTATAACGAGCGGGAGCGCAATCAACGGATTGCCACTTTCCCCGACAATGCCAAGTACGATATTCAGCGCTTTAAGGGTTTAGGGGAAATGATGCCTAAACAGCTTTGGGAAACCACCATGAATCCGGAAACTCGGATGATGAAGCGCATTGAAATCGAGGATGCAGCGGAGGCCGATCGCATTTTCACGGTGTTGATGGGCGATCGGGTGGCCCCCCGTCGGGAATTCATTGAAACCTATGGGGCACAGTTAGATCTGTTGGAATTGGATATTTAG
- a CDS encoding PRC-barrel domain-containing protein produces MASELIWQRSELLGSQVITRDTGKRLGVVSELLVDVDRREVVALGLRDSAMARVLPGLSLTTYMYLDSVQQVGDVVLVDNSDVIEDLDPERYSTLINSEVITENNEPLGRVRGFTFNIENGEVETLIIASLGVTAVPETLLSTYELPIEEISSTGPNRIIVFEGSEDRLVQLTVGVMEKLGLSSAPWERDNEDDYIIPSTPAENQLGTGEPLRTPSYSQPYRQPVAQQRVQPQPQPQPSTWDDDNWQEPELEPVPRVVPQPLEQRRRYYEPESDNWNEASGRDRYYEPEPRYPEPRREAPRYPEPRPEPPRPSEPAPYRDPGYGAPPSTDSGYGSYYDDDDEDVWADKPSTPPYTAPYTAPLNLPDKKKQYDDDDKGF; encoded by the coding sequence ATGGCATCTGAACTCATTTGGCAACGTTCCGAACTTCTGGGTAGCCAGGTTATTACCCGCGACACCGGCAAGCGGCTGGGGGTTGTTAGTGAACTGCTGGTGGATGTCGATCGCCGCGAAGTCGTGGCCCTTGGTCTACGGGACAGCGCCATGGCCAGAGTCCTGCCCGGTCTCAGCCTCACCACCTACATGTACTTGGACAGCGTCCAACAGGTGGGGGATGTGGTGCTGGTGGACAACAGCGATGTCATTGAAGACCTCGATCCCGAACGCTACAGCACCCTGATCAATAGTGAAGTGATCACGGAAAACAATGAACCCCTAGGACGGGTGCGGGGCTTTACCTTCAATATTGAGAACGGGGAAGTGGAAACCCTGATCATTGCCTCCCTGGGGGTGACAGCCGTGCCCGAAACCCTGCTGAGCACCTATGAGTTGCCCATTGAGGAAATTTCCAGCACGGGTCCCAATCGCATCATTGTTTTTGAGGGATCAGAAGATCGCCTGGTGCAATTGACCGTCGGAGTCATGGAAAAGCTGGGACTGTCCTCTGCCCCTTGGGAACGGGACAACGAAGACGACTATATTATCCCCAGCACCCCCGCCGAGAACCAGTTGGGCACTGGGGAACCCCTGCGCACCCCCAGCTATAGCCAGCCCTACCGCCAACCCGTGGCGCAACAACGGGTTCAACCCCAACCCCAGCCCCAACCCAGTACCTGGGATGATGACAACTGGCAAGAGCCGGAATTGGAGCCAGTGCCTCGGGTGGTGCCCCAACCCCTGGAACAACGCCGGCGCTACTATGAGCCGGAGTCCGATAATTGGAATGAAGCTTCGGGGCGCGATCGCTACTATGAGCCGGAACCCCGTTACCCCGAACCCCGCCGCGAAGCACCCCGCTACCCCGAACCGCGCCCGGAACCGCCGCGACCCTCGGAACCTGCCCCCTACCGGGATCCGGGCTATGGTGCCCCCCCATCTACTGACTCTGGCTATGGCAGCTACTACGATGACGATGATGAAGATGTCTGGGCCGATAAACCCAGCACTCCTCCCTATACGGCTCCTTATACGGCTCCTTTGAATCTGCCGGACAAGAAAAAGCAATACGACGACGATGACAAAGGCTTTTAA